The proteins below come from a single Metarhizium brunneum chromosome 1, complete sequence genomic window:
- the patH gene encoding Cytochrome P450 monooxygenase: MSMLVALGLLTALLVAYLVTSVGRRGSKLPPGPPTLPIIGNLHQIPTTFTHLKFAEWAKQYGEIFSLKMGPATCVVLTSPRLVKQLVDKKSNLYSHRPVSHIGYDIISQGDHILLMQYSGKWRACRRLIHQFFMESMVVNNHLALVDAEAVQMVRDFVEEPENYMQHPKRFSNSTIMSLVFGTRTPDINATHMKRLYRLMEAWSNLQEFGSTPPVDIFPLIKYLPERLFGNWRTRAQHVSKQMNSLHQEWLNKVVERRKSQGPRDCFLDRALDQEDSGKLPLDRHALYFLAGTLMEGGSDTTGSVLVTFLHAMTKWPNVMKKAQDEIDSVVGEDRSPTWGDYAQLPYVAACVKETLRWRPVIPLGFPHVVGEDDAIDGMAIPKGSQIIINAWGMQHDPERFADPDTFNPERYVGVPQLASELANGDWEKRDHYAYGSGRRLCPGIHLAERSLFIAMAKLLWALNIEAGVDAEGRVMDADVSAEGAYASGLLVCPKTFPCRITPRSQARKDTIMREFGVATAEVFAKYSDDKEW; this comes from the exons ATGTCCATGCTAGTTGCCCTCGGGTTGCTCACTGCGCTGCTTGTTGCGTATCTCGTGACATCGGTAGGAAGACGAGGCTCGAAACTCCCACCGG GGCCACCGACGCTCCCCATTATTGGAAACTTGCATCAAATTCCGACCACGTTCACGCACTTGAA GTTTGCAGAATGGGCAAAGCAGTATGGTGAAATTTTTTCACTCAAAATGGGCCCTGCGACCTGCGTTGTCCTCACGTCGCCGCGTCTCGTCAAGCAACTTGTAGATAAAAAGTCGAATCTTTACAGCCATCGACCGGTTTCTCATATCGGCTACGATATTATTTCTCAAGGCGACCACATCCTTCTCATGCAGTATTCGGGTAAATGGCGAGCATGTCGCAGATTAATTCACCAATTCTTCATGGAGAGCATGGTGGTCAACAATCACCTTGCCCTCGTGGACGCCGAGGCTGTCCAGATGGTTCGCGACTTTGTCGAGGAACCAGAGAATTATATGCAACACCCAAAACGGTTCAGCAACAGCACCATCATGAGTCTCG TCTTTGGAACACGAACGCCCGACATAAATGCCACCCACATGAAGAGGCTCTACCGCCTCATGGAGGCTTGGTCCAACCTGCAAGAATTCGGCAGTACCCCTCCCGTAGATATCTTCCCTCTGATAAAGTATCTCCCTGAGAGATTGTTTGGCAACTGGCGTACTCGAGCACAACACGTGAGCAAACAAATGAACAGTCTTCATCAAGAGTGGCTCAACAAGGTCGTGGAGAGGCGAAAGTCCCAAGGACCCCGCGACTGCTTTCTCGACCGCGCGCTCGATCAAGAGGACAGCGGCAAGCTTCCTCTCGATCGACACGCACTTTACTTTCTGGCGGGCACACTCATGGAGGGCGGTTCGGACACCACCGGCTCAGTCCTCGTCACCTTCCTCCACGCCATGACGAAATGGCCCAACGTCATGAAGAAGGCCCAGGACGAGATTGACAGCGTAGTAGGGGAGGACAGATCGCCCACATGGGGAGACTATGCACAACTGCCCTATGTCGCCGCTTGCGTCAAGGAGACGCTGCGCTGGCGCCCGGTCATTCCTCTCGGCTTTCCGCACGTCGTGGGCGAAGACGATGCAATCGACGGCATGGCGATTCCAAAAGGGAgccaaatcatcatcaacgcCTGGGGCATGCAGCATGATCCAGAGCGATTCGCCGATCCAGACACTTTCAACCCCGAACGCTACGTGGGCGTCCCGCAGCTGGCGTCGGAGCTGGCGAATGGTGACTGGGAGAAGCGCGACCATTATGCCTACGGGAGCGGCAGAAGGCTGTGCCCGGGGATTCACCTCGCGGAGCGCAGCTTATTTATTGCCATGGCAAAGCTGCTCTGGGCGCTGAATATCGAGGCTGGTGTCGACGCGGAAGGCCGCGTGATGGATGCTGATGTCAGTGCCGAGGGAGCCTACGCGTCCGGGCTGTTGGTCTGCCCCAAGACGTTTCCTTGCAGGATTACTCCCAGATCTCAGGCTCGCAAAGACACTATTATGAGAGAGTTCGGCGTGGCTACAGCCGAGGTTTTTGCGAAATATAGCGACGATAAGGAGTGGTGA
- the GLN1 gene encoding Glutamine synthetase, translated as MANREVLSSRTETLNKYLKLDQKGSIMAEYVWVDANGETRSKSRTLDEKEYKPEDLPVWNFDGSSTDQAPGENSDVYLRPCAIFPDPFRGSPNIIVLAECWNADGTPNKFNFRYECNKAMEAYADHDPWFGLEQEYTLLDHDDRPFGWPIGGFPAPQGPYYCGVGSGKVVMRDIVDSHYKACLYAGIHISGTNAEVMPGQWEYQVGPCVGINMGDELWVSRFMLARVAEDYGVKVSFHPKPMKGNWNGAGMHSNFSTKEMRAEGGMKHIEDALKKLEPHHAECIKEYGEDNEQRLTGSHETGSIDQFSWGVANRGCSIRIPRETAAKGYGYFEDRRPASNADPYRVTRVLMTSIFGKL; from the exons ATG GCGAATCGAGAAGTTTTGTCCTCCCGAACGGAGACT CTCAACAAATACCTCAAGCTCGACCAAAAGGgctccatcatggccgaaTACGTCTGGGTCGATGCTAACGGCGAGACTCGATCAAAATCGAGG ACCCTCGATGAGAAGGAGTACAAGCCTGAAGACCTCCCTGTCTGGAACTTTGACGGCTCCTCCACCGATCAGGCCCCCGGCGAGAACTCTGACGTCTACCTGCGTCCCTGCGCCATCTTCCCCGACCCCTTCCGCGGCTCTCCCAACATCATCGTCCTGGCTGAGTGCTGGAACGCCGACGGCACTCCCAACAAGTTCAACTTCCGTTATGAGTGCAACAAGGCTATGGAGGCTTATGCCGACCACGACCCCTGGTTCGGCCTCGAGCAGGAGTATACCCTCCTAGATCACGATGACCGCCCTTTCGGCTGGCCCATTGGCGGCTTCCCTGCTCC CCAGGGTCCTTACTACTGCGGTgttggcagcggcaaggtTGTTATGCGAGACATTGTCGACTCACACTACAAGGCCTGCCTCTACGCTGGAATCCACATCTCGGGCACCAATGCTGAGGTGATGCCCGGTCAGTGGGAGTACCAAGTCGGTCCATGCGTTGGCATCAACA TGGGCGATGAACTCTGGGTTTCTCGATTTATGCTCGCTCGCGTCGCGGAAGACTATGGCGTCAAGGTTTCATTCCATCCCAAGCCTATGAAGGGAAATTGGAACGGAGCT GGTATGCATAGTAACTTCTCGACGAAAGAGATGCGTGCCGAGGGTGGAATGAAGCATATTGAGGATGCTCTCAAGAAGCTCGAGCCTCACCACGCCGAGTGTATCAAGGAGTACGGAGAGGACAATGAGCAGCGTCTCACCGGAAGCCACGAGACTGGCTCCATTGATCAGTTCTCCTGGGGCGTCGCCAACCGTGGCTGCTCTATCCGTATCCCACGGGAAACTGCCGCCAAGGGCTATGGTTACTTTGAAGATCGCCGACCTGCCTCCAACGCCGATCCTTACCGTGTCACCAGGGTCCTCATGACCTCAATATTCGGCAAGTTGTGA